CTGGTGGCGGCCATCCCGTCACTACATGCCGGTCTGACCGCTGCGGTGGCGGTCTTCCTGTGGCGCCGGGTCAACGGCGGATGGCGGCCACTATTGGTGGCCTACCCGCTCATCATGGCCTTCACGCTGGTCTACACCGCCGAGCACTACGTGGTCGACATTCTGCTCGGCTGGGCTTTGGCGGCCGTGGTGATGTTCGCGCTCAATCGCTACGAAGCGTGGCGGTCGAGCCCGCCTGTCCCGGTCCGACGGGACAACGTGCAGCCGGCGGCGCCCGGCGCCGAACTCGACCCGGCCTGAGCGCCTTTCGCTTTGCCACGCTGGATGGCTGCGGACATCCACGGTCATCCAGCGTGACAACGTGGCGGGCGAGACGGGCCGAGATCGACGGCATCATTACAACTATTGTGCGGTTGTCGGAAATTTGTAACACTGGGGTCATGGTCGATACACATGTCGTCACCAATCAGGTCCCCCCGCTGGAGGACTACAACCCCGCCACCTCACCTGTGCTCGCCGAGGCGCTGATCCGCGAAGGCGGCGAGTGGGGCATCGACGAGGTCCACGAACTGGGCGCCATCAACGGCAGTGTCCAGGCGCAGCGCTGGGGCGAACTGGCCGACCGCAACCAGCCGGTGCTGCACACCCACGACCGCTACGGGCACCGTATCGACGAGGTCGAGTACGACCCGGCCTACCACCAGCTGATGAACGTGGCCGTCACCCACGGCCTGCACGGCGCCCCGTGGGCAGATGACCGCGAGGGCTCGCACGTCGTGCGCGCAGCCAAGACTTCGGTGTGGACAGTCGAGCCCGGGCACATGTGCCCGATCTCGATGACCTACGCCGTCGTGCCTGCGCTGCGGTTCAACCCGGAGCTGGCCGCCATCTACGAGCCGTTGCTGACCAGCCGGGTCTATGACCCCGAACTCAAGCTCGCGACCACGAAAGCCGGAATCACGGCGGGCATGTCGATGACGGAGAAACAGGGCGGCTCCGATGTCCGCGCCGGCACCACCGAGGCCACACCCAACAGCGACGGCACCTACTCGCTGCGCGGACACAAGTGGTTCACCTCGGCACCGATGGGTGACATCTTCCTGGTGCTCGCCCAGGCCCCGGGCGGCCTGAGCTGTTTCTTCCTGCCGCGCATCCTGCCCGACGGCAGCCGCAACCGGATGTTCCTGCAGCGCCTCAAGGACAAACTCGGCAATCACGCCAACGCCTCCAGCGAGGTCGAGTACGACGGCGCCACCGCTTGGCTGGTCGGCGAGGAAGGCCGCGGTGTGCCGACCATCATCGAGATGGTCAATCTCACCCGCCTGGATTGCACGCTGGGCAGCGCCACCAGCATGCGCACCGGTCTGACCCGTGCGGTGCACCACGCCCAGCATCGAAAGGCGTTCGGCGCCTACCTGATCGACCAGCCGTTGATGCGCAACGTGCTCGCTGACCTGGCCGTGGAGGCCGAGGCTGCGACCATGCTGGCGATGCGGATGGCAGGCGCGACCGACAAGGCCGTCCGCGGTGACGACCGTGAGGCATTGCTGCGCCGGATCGGTCTGGCGGCAGGCAAGTACTGGGTGTGCAAGCGGGCCACCCCGCATGCCGCCGAAGCGATGGAGTGCCTGGGCGGTAACGGTTATGTCGAGGATTCCGGGATGCCGCGGTTGTACCGTGAGGCCCCGCTGATGGGCATCTGGGAAGGCTCGGGCAACGTCAGCGCACTGGATACGTTGCGCGCCATGGCAACCCGTCCGGAGTCCGTCGAGGTGCTGTTCGACGAGCTCGCCAAGACCGCCGGGCAAGACCCCCGGCTGGATCGCCACGTCACCACGTTGCAGACGCAACTGCAGGACTTCGAGACCATCCAGTACCGCGGCCGCAAGGTCGCCGAGGACATCTCGCTGGCGTTGCAGGGTGCGCTGCTGGTGCGCCACGGTCACCCGGCCGTGGCCGAGGCGTTCCTGGCCAGCCGGCTGGGCGGGCAGTGGGGCCAGGCCTTCGGCACTCTGCCGACCGGCCTGGACCTGGCGCCGATCCTCGAGCGAGTCCTGGTGAAGGGATGACGGTCGACACGCTGTCCACGATGACCTACGAGGTCACCGACCGGATCGCCCGAATCACGTTCAACCGTCCCGAAAAAGGCAACTCGATCGTCGCCGACACCCCGGTGGAACTGCAGTCTCTGGTCGAACGTGCGGATCTGGATCCCAACGTCCACGTGATCCTGGTGTCAGGCCGGGGCGAGGGCTTCTGTGCGGGATTCGACCTGTCGGCCTACGCCGACGGAACCGGCGAGGCCGGGGGAGGCCGCTACGAAGGAACCGTGCTGTCCGGCAGGACCCAGGCGATCAACCACCTTCCCGATCAACCGTGGGATCCGATGGTCGACTATCAGATGATGAGCCGCTTCGTGCGCGGCTTTTCGAGTCTGATGCACTGTGACAAGCCGACGGTGGTGAAGATCCACGGTTACTGCGTGGCCGGCGGCACCGACATCGCGCTGCACGCCGACCAGGTCATCGCCGCCTCCG
The window above is part of the Mycolicibacterium fortuitum subsp. fortuitum genome. Proteins encoded here:
- a CDS encoding acyl-CoA dehydrogenase family protein yields the protein MVDTHVVTNQVPPLEDYNPATSPVLAEALIREGGEWGIDEVHELGAINGSVQAQRWGELADRNQPVLHTHDRYGHRIDEVEYDPAYHQLMNVAVTHGLHGAPWADDREGSHVVRAAKTSVWTVEPGHMCPISMTYAVVPALRFNPELAAIYEPLLTSRVYDPELKLATTKAGITAGMSMTEKQGGSDVRAGTTEATPNSDGTYSLRGHKWFTSAPMGDIFLVLAQAPGGLSCFFLPRILPDGSRNRMFLQRLKDKLGNHANASSEVEYDGATAWLVGEEGRGVPTIIEMVNLTRLDCTLGSATSMRTGLTRAVHHAQHRKAFGAYLIDQPLMRNVLADLAVEAEAATMLAMRMAGATDKAVRGDDREALLRRIGLAAGKYWVCKRATPHAAEAMECLGGNGYVEDSGMPRLYREAPLMGIWEGSGNVSALDTLRAMATRPESVEVLFDELAKTAGQDPRLDRHVTTLQTQLQDFETIQYRGRKVAEDISLALQGALLVRHGHPAVAEAFLASRLGGQWGQAFGTLPTGLDLAPILERVLVKG
- a CDS encoding crotonase/enoyl-CoA hydratase family protein yields the protein MTVDTLSTMTYEVTDRIARITFNRPEKGNSIVADTPVELQSLVERADLDPNVHVILVSGRGEGFCAGFDLSAYADGTGEAGGGRYEGTVLSGRTQAINHLPDQPWDPMVDYQMMSRFVRGFSSLMHCDKPTVVKIHGYCVAGGTDIALHADQVIAASDAKIGYPPMRVWGVPAAGLWAHRLGDQRAKRLLFTGDCITGAQAAEWGVAVEAPEPEDLDERTERLVARIAAMPVNQLIMAKLACNSALLQQGVATSRMVSTVFDGIARHTPEGHAFVADAVEHGFREAVRHRDEPMGDYGRRPSGV